In Pectinophora gossypiella chromosome 8, ilPecGoss1.1, whole genome shotgun sequence, the DNA window ttacttattatttactattttgaaGATCAGTGGACAGTAAAAAAGGAATTCTTACTTCAGCTGTGCggacattttatatttaacagTTTAACAAGGTTTTACAATGTGGGAGCACCAGCAACAACATTGCCCTCAATATCACAATGATTCTCTCCTCGAACAATTTTGAAGAATCCGTTTTCGCCCCAATCAGAATTCCACGAGTTCGCAACCGACCAGTACTTGGTTCCATTATCGACGCCCCAGCCTGTAATCTTTATCGCGTGGCCACCCAGGACCTCTCCTTGTATGTGTCGGTACACTCCACTCTTGTACGCGAGCAAATCagcatacacagtgaacgttgCCTCAACAGGTCCGTTCACAAAAAGCTCTGCCTTGATTTGATCTTCACCTTTAACAGCATACAAAGTTTTACCAAAGTGCTTGTCCTTTTTATACGGAATTTTGTAGCCTTTTTCGCAACGTTTAACGCATTCAGGCGTCTCGTTGTCGTCACTGGTGCAGGGAACTCTGTTTTCAGGAACATGATGATCGCAAGGCGGGATCTCATACGGCATGCAGCCTTGACTAGAGTTGTACGATCCACCAGATACAAGTCCGTTACTCATCCAGTACATCCACGCAAGAGTCGGTACACCACCTCGGCAGCCGTGGCCACAATTACCACAGCAGCTCATCATGTCTTCGGCGGAGAAATGGAAATGTCTGGCTCCATTAGAATAAATGCAAATTCGATCCGTCATGGCCTCGACAGCAGCGAACGCCCAGCAGCTCCCACAGGACCCCTGATCTCTAATTTCATTTAAAGTAGGACAGTTCGGCCACTTATCTCGTGGGTCAAAATTCTCTGGTAGGTTTACTAATAAAGCGTCGTCATGGTGTATATTCATCAGCTTCGCATGGTAGTTATCCTTAAGTGCCCCCATGAGTTTCTTGATGTAGTTGAACGGAACGTCAGCTTGGAAGTTTCTTCCGGCTTTCCATAGAGATTGTTTGAAGTTGATGAGATCGATGAATTCATCGGAAAGTGGGTGGGGCAGGTCGGCTGTAACGAGTGTGCTCAATAACACAACACATATTGCACGGAAAACACTCATTTGAAATCCTGTTTTTAATAAAACGTGTTTTCTAAATGAATGCGGCGCTAAAACTAAACGAATGGTCGACTGTGGCATGTGCCGGTGATGCTTAGGAACATATTTGTGTATCCTGCTAGTGACGTCAGGgggaaaatacataaaaaatactgcACCATAAAGGTTACCTATCCATACAAGGACaacaagtgcttaaatattttGGTCAGGAGTTTTGCgattgataatattattatgaagtaaCTTTTGATGCTTTCCTGTGTTGTATGTTCCTTCTGTGCAGTACGtaaagtatttttaatgtgtattCTATTATAGCTTAGCCTCAACTGATtctaaactaagtacctacaagtGAACGGCGAAAAAGCTGGCAGCAAACTGACAACCAGCCTATTTCTGTGGTCTCCGTAAAGTTTGAAGATTGCGGTACAGTTTTCATACACTCAAGGCGCGGTAAGGAGTTATCTGAACATCACTTATCTAGTGGAACTACTACATGCTTGTAAATATTTCGCAGAAGGTACTAAAGTTTACCTTATCAACGTTACTTGTACCTTATCTTATTTaacctattcgatcccactgctgggcaaagacctccccttgatttttccactcctctcgactttgcgcaatctccggccaatccttccgataagcattgaggtcgttacaccatcttttacgcggccttcctcgacttctatgcccgccctgaggtatccagtgactaaattcaaattcaaattatttatttcaaattaatatccataattataagtacatcagattagattagataaattaaaattaaattatatataaaatcaaataaaattaatattattaataaaaatgaaattacacgaaataaaataaaatacattggtgcccattcgggtgcacacaaacccaacccaaattCAATTCGACAGCTCCCAAATGAGTGCCGTcctgcacttacaataagtgcaagaaagggatagagctaattttagtcctgtcaaaccaAGTCAAAATTAGTTTGGTGGTTGCTCGAACTGTCACCAATGACACTAAAGAACCGTGCCCATCGCTCGGGATGTACCTATCTTTATATCACACTCAAATCACTCAGATCGTGATCCCGCCTGTTgttaagcagcgatgtggtgtaataataataaaaggtaaATAATAGAGTTGAAAACTCTCAGCATGTcgtgggagcaagctacagaggctacaAAAGATCGCTagaagtggaaatctgttattcgagaccTACATttcaacaggggataaaaggattagaagaaggaTTCCAGTAAATAGTGGCGTCTGAACGTGTGTAGGAAAACTTTAATCGAAATAATGTTTGGATGATTGTAAAATTTATCTCTTGGATATATAACTAGTTAGGTACTAACTTGATTGatagtaatcagaaatcagatccCTCATTATCATCactagcccattaacatccccactgctggggcacgggccttccctatggatggatagggagatcgggccttaaaccaccacgcgggcccagtgcggattggtggttattaacgactgctaatgcagccgggatcaacggcttaacgtgccgtccgaagcacggaggagctcgagatgaaaactttttttttgtggccacccatcctatgaccggcctttgcgaaagttgcttaacttcaacaatcacagaccgagcgcgtttaccgctgcgccaccgagctcctgatTATAATCCCTATTTAACAGTTATAAACGAAGGTCTATTACCGCAATTCATTAATAGGTCTTCTTGTACGAACATTTGCTTAACGACGCTTATCGTTGTAACAAAACGGGAGCATTAGGTACAGAACCCTAATGATAGGTGATGACTGTGATAATATGCGAGTTAGGGTAAGCGGCCATTTTTCCCTTCCACCGTCCCATGGCTATTTTATCTTGTTATTACGACCTATATAAAATAATCTCGCATACAGTGCCTACAGTGTGAACAATGTTAGTTAGTGACCCGAGAAAAGTGGTTTATGCGGTCATACGCTGAAGAATAGTTTTTAGAAGTGTCACTGCTTTGTAGCGTGTCATAAAATGATCGTAAAActaagggttgttttagatgcAAACCAAAATCACCCATGAACACTCCCGTTTTAgagttaaaaataaatccaAACATCATAAAATATATTCATTGATAGGTACTCACTGTGATTGATAGTGTTTGATAGAGTTACTTAGTCATTCTCTTATCTACGATGCAAAATAGGAAATTTCATAGTAGTCAACAGAAGCTAGCAGATTTCTGTTTATGATTTTGGTCGTCTAGGGTGATGATAATATATGATGAGGGACTAAGGGTTGTCGAGGTCTCTCAGAGGATAAAGTACTGCATTATTCTAGAATTACATTACTCTCCTATATTAGTACTGTAACTTATTCCTTACGTCAAGGCAGTCAAGTCAATCAAGACGAAGAAAGTCCTTATTGCTTCTTCTGAACGTTTAAGTTCTCAAGATATGATTGACATGTTGGTAAAGATGGCAACTTTTAGTCATAGATATAATAAAGTGATCAATTCAAatctactttattgcacagaaacaaaacatacaaacatttataaaacgttTAGCAACATTACAAatgggcgaccttattgctctgaagcaatttcttccaggcaaccactatcAGGAATCTGTCATAAAAACTTGGTTGCGGGACGGTGCACACACAAcggataatataataacaacaGTTAATATTAATAATCTGTTATGACGACCTAAATATTACATCATGTGTAGGATTACTTTATCTTCTTGTCAGGGTTTtcattatacttacctaatactttttattactaGTGTTACTAAGTAACTTCTAAAGAACCTGAAAGACAAGAATAAATCCTTTGCTGGTAGGTAGCTGTACCAGGATAGTCTGATTAAATTACTTTTCTTTTAGATTTCTGTTCATCCTTTTCTAGCCaaatagatacctacctataacCCATTACTCCTGGAACATTAGAACTAGCAAATTATAAAATCTATACATAGCTTACTGCTAATAAGATACACGTAGGCACTACAAAACTATATACATAACACACAGTATGACAGAATGAggaatatttcattaaaatcccttttatttatatttcacaaAAGAGAAAgaagtaatatttaatattgcCAAAGGAAATTAAATGTCATTGACCTTGGGGTCACTAGTAGGGTATGTGATGATAAGATCGCGCAGAAGGGAGGCTGGAGTAAAAATTTATGGATTACGGAGGGCAAAGGGCAGTTCTGCTTCGGTCACGTGACACCAAAGATAGAGCATTACGTTCCGATATTGCTCGGGACTCGGCAATCGGGACGTACGTCCAATATCGATACCGTATTATGATTCGGATTTCGGAACTGGAGGACTGCGTTTAACGACTTTTGAATATCTGATATCCGTAATgaattgtaggtacctaataatatttagttcTTATGTAGCGACTGTTCTCGTGAACTTCGTTCGCGGACGGACAATGTGCTGAAGGCTGCTTTCTCAACGTCTGGATACTACTGacaacctctgtggtctagtggttagagcgttaggctcacgatctggaggtccgggttcgattcccgatggggacattgtcgaaatctctttgtgagactaccctttggtaaggacttttcaggcttgaatcacctgattgtccgaaaaagtaagatgattccgtgcttcggatggcacgttaagccgttggtcccggctattagccgtaaaaacacctccaccaacccgcattagagcagcgtgcagcatactccactatgctccataccccctccggttgattgaggggaggcctgtgcccagcagtgtgacgtatataggttgtttatgtatgttatgtatgtatggatacTACAGAGATTATTTTACCGTGAAGTCCACGCTCTTGTGGAATGATTTGCCTTCTGATATCAAGCATTCGAAGTCATTGGCTATCTTCAAAACTAAACTTCACTATTGTTTCTTGGCCAAATCATCGTCTTgaaactaatattttatttttacttatatgtatcattgtatATAGTATGTAGTAtgtgtatacattgttttaagtttacgcggttattatcataaataagtatgtatgcAAGTATGTGTAtagtatgtatatttatttatttatttatttataaaggtacatacaacgttacagtgtaatccaatgcgctgaatgacgagaaaaaaaaacaatataaaaactaatataactcaaaataaacaatgaatgaaaaagaaacaaaaagaaaaataagactatgaacatgaaaaacactaaaaaaaataaaaattacaatttcaaaatgaaaaggtaaactatcacagaaaaacataaaaaataatatgg includes these proteins:
- the LOC126368738 gene encoding cathepsin B-like, which codes for MSVFRAICVVLLSTLVTADLPHPLSDEFIDLINFKQSLWKAGRNFQADVPFNYIKKLMGALKDNYHAKLMNIHHDDALLVNLPENFDPRDKWPNCPTLNEIRDQGSCGSCWAFAAVEAMTDRICIYSNGARHFHFSAEDMMSCCGNCGHGCRGGVPTLAWMYWMSNGLVSGGSYNSSQGCMPYEIPPCDHHVPENRVPCTSDDNETPECVKRCEKGYKIPYKKDKHFGKTLYAVKGEDQIKAELFVNGPVEATFTVYADLLAYKSGVYRHIQGEVLGGHAIKITGWGVDNGTKYWSVANSWNSDWGENGFFKIVRGENHCDIEGNVVAGAPTL